A single genomic interval of Vicia villosa cultivar HV-30 ecotype Madison, WI unplaced genomic scaffold, Vvil1.0 ctg.000010F_1_1, whole genome shotgun sequence harbors:
- the LOC131621573 gene encoding LOB domain-containing protein 29-like, translated as MTGSGSPCGACKFLRRKCIRGCVFAPYFCHEQGATHFAAIHKVFGASNVSKLLAHLPVTDRCEAAVTISYEAQARLQDPIYGCVSHIFALQQQVVNLQAQLAYMKEQAAQRCLNTLISENPNEKSFVKPNNILPHDLQSWFQMENDSNMSPQFDPNLSSSTTNLSTTPQYYNGNATTLMDLNPIIGNYENSGTLEESISSFCNFEERCNNSMSSCHDMQRQWAFHEMNNFQ; from the exons ATGACTGGTTCCGGTTCTCCTTGTGGAGCTTGTAAATTCTTGAGGAGAAAATGTATTAGAGGTTGTGTTTTTGCACCTTACTTTTGCCATGAACAAGGTGCTACTCATTTTGCAGCTATTCATAAGGTCTTTGGTGCAAGTAATGTTTCAAAACTTCTTGCACACCTCCCTGTGACTGATCGTTGTGAAGCTGCTGTCACAATCTCTTATGAAGCTCAAGCTAGACTTCAAGATCCAATTTATGGATGTGTTTCTCATATTTTTGCACTTCAACAACAG GTGGTAAATTTACAAGCTCAACTAGCTTATATGAAGGAACAAGCAGCTCAAAGGTGTCTCAATACTTTAATCTCTGAAAACCCTAATGAGAAAAGCTTTGTAAAACCTAATAATATTCTCCCTCATGATCTTCAAAGTTGGTTCCAAATGGAAAATGATTCCAACATGAGTCCTCAATTTGATCCCAACTTGTCCTCCTCCACTACTAATCTCTCAACAACACCACAATATTATAATGGGAATGCAACCACTCTCATGGACCTAAACCCTATAATTGGAAACTATGAAAATTCAGGAACTTTAGAAGAAAGCATCTCATCATTTTGTAACTTTGAAGAGAGATGTAATAACTCAATGTCCTCCTGTCATGACATGCAAAGGCAGTGGGCCTTTCATGAAATGAATAATTTTCAGTAA